The following are from one region of the Rhodothermales bacterium genome:
- a CDS encoding trypsin-like peptidase domain-containing protein, which produces MNRPWWSVFVIPALMILCGCTRTVYVPAGGVVADNLYDTPLSNVGADDAFERAFAAIHFLNSVAYYKRFVFAPGNDVDPRTISEEDVLRRAVSSEMYHETASGTATAVYETPSRIALVTSAHVVAFADTIVTFYDSEGQERSVHSLAVKLRQSTYIPDIPGADNIEILAMDDELDVALVGQIVADLEPGTVRVVDFPVGTVTDLRWGSQVFVFGFPAGARMVTSGLVSKTFRDQRTAFLTDAAFNRGFSGGLVLATRDGAPNFEWVGMASSAAASSEFILTPPDDAELQPEDLGRPYDGPIILRQRKRLRYGITTCMSIDVVLDFLDDHASSLAGRGYVINLARKKRARPAR; this is translated from the coding sequence TTGAACAGGCCGTGGTGGAGCGTCTTCGTAATACCGGCGCTCATGATCTTATGTGGTTGCACGCGGACCGTGTACGTGCCGGCCGGGGGGGTCGTCGCGGACAACCTGTATGACACGCCGCTGTCCAACGTCGGTGCGGACGATGCATTCGAGCGTGCGTTTGCTGCCATTCATTTTCTGAATTCGGTCGCCTATTACAAGCGCTTCGTGTTCGCACCGGGCAACGATGTCGACCCGCGAACGATATCGGAGGAGGACGTGCTGCGGCGTGCCGTGTCTTCGGAGATGTACCACGAGACGGCGTCCGGAACTGCGACGGCTGTGTACGAAACGCCGTCCCGGATCGCTCTCGTGACAAGTGCACACGTAGTCGCATTCGCCGATACGATCGTGACGTTCTACGACTCGGAAGGGCAGGAGCGATCCGTGCACAGCCTGGCGGTCAAACTGCGTCAGAGCACGTACATCCCGGACATTCCGGGAGCCGACAACATCGAAATCCTTGCCATGGACGACGAACTGGACGTGGCGCTTGTGGGGCAGATCGTCGCCGACCTTGAGCCGGGCACGGTCCGTGTCGTCGACTTTCCGGTGGGTACTGTGACCGATCTCCGGTGGGGATCACAGGTGTTCGTATTCGGATTCCCGGCGGGAGCGCGGATGGTAACAAGTGGACTTGTGAGCAAGACGTTTCGGGATCAGCGAACAGCGTTTCTGACCGACGCCGCGTTCAATCGCGGGTTCAGTGGCGGGCTCGTGCTTGCCACGCGCGATGGCGCCCCGAACTTCGAATGGGTCGGTATGGCGAGCTCTGCGGCGGCGTCGTCAGAGTTCATCCTTACACCTCCGGACGACGCCGAGCTGCAGCCCGAAGATCTTGGCCGACCCTATGACGGCCCGATCATCCTGCGCCAGCGAAAGCGTCTGAGATATGGCATCACGACGTGCATGAGTATCGACGTGGTGCTTGATTTCCTGGACGACCATGCGTCTTCGCTGGCCGGGAGAGGCTACGTGATCAACCTTGCCCGTAAGAAAAGGGCGAGGCCGGCTCGGTGA